The sequence ataacaaatttaatgtaaaaaatgtgCTGATAGAAGAACTACataactatatgtatttttCCGATAATATAGTGATATTGGATTAATatcaatctaaaaaaattttaaaatatcataacacttcaatttatacttataatatagttatgttacatatataattattaagggTCCGTCACaccaacatttgttttctctgtctatcccACATAACATAAGAACAAAGATATtccatattttcattattacgaCTCTAGTTCAGTTTAGGGAAAAggcactaattatattatataaagaagaATATTCCCTGAGTATTACTGACctgattgaattttaatatttacattttttacaaatataagcatgttttagtttaaaataatgttgatcatttttaatcattaataatttaatcaaaaatgtaaatattaacaatctatcttatttttattttaaaaaataaatatatgaagtgCCTTTGTCCTAAACTCAACCAAAGTCGTAATTGTGGAAATACGgaatatctttgttcctatattatgtgggagataaaCAAAGAATACAAATTCTGGAGAAGAGTAGAGGCTCCGTAAGTgttgtcattttttaattaattgttatattgtgtttttacATAGGCGAGACATGCACTTATTAATGTTGTATCTGTTCGATGAATTAAGTTTAATCAAGTTTTGaagaaataaataagtatttaaaccaAATTGTCTATATTACAAACTGTGtggcatataaaaattaaaataatttaacttttggaATCTGAGCATTTTGTtgactttattatatatgtatgatataatattcattcaattttctttttaaatttgaaatttatttaggtCAATCTTGCACATGTCAAAAACAATTTGTGCGTCAATACAAAGGCAATAGGAAAAGTGAATCTCCTCTACAACGTCCATTGGAGAATATAAATGAAATGTTAAGCTGGATTAAAAAGAAGAAACGTAGATTGTTTGAAGACATTTATACAAACCAAGCATCTATAAACGATATAAAATCGATGAACAATAAGAGTGATACATTCAGAGACCTGTCAAAAGAAAGTATTAACTATGTAGGACTACcaaattcattttataatagtacacTTAAAGTGTTAGAGGAATATGTGAgggataaaaaacaaaaaaagagtaaatcaaacaataataacaattggaTTAATATGGAATTGATGAGATACatctgtaatttattaaaaatgtcgcCTAACGAAATAGATAATCTTTCAGTATCATCAAATTCTGGTATTCAACTAGAACAAAGTATTTTGGAAATATCCAAAGCCAATTTGGAATATcacaaagatattttaaattatatatcgaAGTGCTTGGATAGTAATCTGAGCGATATTAGTCGAGACCAGGCTTTAAGTTCGCCTCAATACATCGGTTTGTTAGATAAGCTATATAAGCTTGCCGATTATTATACAGAGAAGGCACAAGAAATGCGGAACATTTGCTTGGAGTCTCCCAGAGTCGAGATTAATAGTTTGGATAAAGATGCCTTAGAACAAATTACAGAAAATAATCCTAGGTAAAaacatattcaattaaaaataattaaataaaacaatgtgatcaatattaattagtgtattttattaaaaaaatgtatattatatgacttttGTAGAGATTGTAAAACTTCTGGTAGTTTAACTTCAGAGTTGTCTGTTGATGGAGCATATGTTTTGGATCATTTAAGTTCACTATTAGAACAAAGAGGGTTAATTTGTTCTGATAGAGAATGGCCTATTTTTGGAAAAGATGACGAAGAAGATAGCAGAAGCTTAACGGAACAGCTTCTGGATATTAAACCAAATATTAAAGTAGAACATTCTGAAAAAGGTAGCTATGAcacttttttacttaaaatattgttaaattgtgtagcttaatgtaaatacaataaattaaaggtCAGATtccaaaagttaaaattatattttaagtttccaAAACAAATTGTCTCCTAAATaccatttataattgtatacttgtatctatgtatgtattactgatcaaataaataaacaaactaatctaaaatataaagtatgctTTTAATGTTTGATGTCAATCCTTAGTTGAAGCAGAATTATAGATAATGGCAAAAAATAGTGAAGACTTAAaccttaagaattttaatatttaatgaggtGTGTATTTTGGTaactaaatgttattttacCATGGTTTTTTTTCCAGTTTTAGATAAATAAGCATCTATTACTGAATAAAGTGCCCAAGAACtagaataatcatttattaatcaTTCAGTTTTGTATTTCAGCGTTCaaatagaaaatgttttaatacaatgaaatacatatttttgtgatttatgtaTCCGATACGatgaaattataagtaaataaaaacagctcaatattatgtcataacCATTGCTGAtctatttttctcttttttttttccttttaatttttcatacattgatattatgatgtattaaatcattaacataaaaatattaataaaagcataatattacaGAAAGTAAAGAGGATAATATATCTCAACACTCAATCCATTACTTTATTTACATAGCTTAAAAATCTTTGTGTACTATCTAAACATgtcttgtaaatatatttacacaagATTATTTTGCTCAAAAATCTCCTTAATTTACAGAACATCATCATCTAAATTacagagaaaaatataatatagttcgcgtaaatatatttttatataataataataatcataataataataataataataataagtaaatcgaaaataatttcatacttaAGTGGTTCCaactaaattagttttttttttttaaaacgattaatattttgttttattttttataattaaagataATGAATAAGAACATAAAATCATTTCTAAAATAGCTAATAACcaactatatataaaaacatgatgAGCACGACTTACAACAATTCTTGAAAACTATgggaagcaaaaaaaaaaaattaacaagtgaaaaaaaaatcttacaatGTTTAAAGGatataaatttttcataaaactaaCCAACTAAATCcacgaaaataaaaagaaaaaaacattgatttatatacatttatctattGCACAGCGACTACGCTCTTCGAaagtgttaataaaaatttgtaatgttCTCCTCCTTTGacaaatggaaaaaaatgtgTCAATTGTGACTTTGAAAACAGGTAAGGCTTCAAAAATCagcattagaaaaataaaattactatacctTTAATTAAGAATGTACACTTTATGTTGTTATAAAACTACAGTggaagtttatttatattttaaatatatatatatatagatgcatatattgtattatattggtacattcattattttcatgCGCTTAAGTGTTAAATTCaatcattatttatgtattaaatcttCTGAATTTTTTCTCCAACAACTACTGGATTATTGCGCCTGATTTCTTGTGCTCCTAGCTCCCTGTAGTCAAATGAACAATTGTGCTTGTCAGAGTATCTATGGATGCCGCAAAACAAGCCACCACAACGGCATTCAAAACCTAAAAAATAGAACAATGTTATATGtttggtaaattaatttaaaaaatttcatataacTACTAATCAACATGTTTATAAGCTAAATGATCAAATTTAGTTTAAAGGATATCATTAGGACAATACTTAGAATACTgagataaataatgtaaatatcagGATAATTAGTGTGTGAGGAAaagaaagaaataatttaataaccctTAGTATATGTCAgttatatgaaaacaaattaatttgataattgtttttaaattcctaataatttgagaaacttttaaaatacaaaaaatgtaagcAAATTAACCGATACGTTTCAAAAGAAATTTTTTGGATTAACGGGGGttctttttttctaaaataatatgtcaaatctACTCTATAAAGCATAGATTCCCAACCAGGGTTccacaaaattatttgaaatatatttttagtctatAGGCCATAATGCATAGGGTGCCACcagatttttagaaaatgattAAGGATGACAGGAGTCAAAAAAGGTTGGAAACCTTTGCTATAAAGCAAGAAAACATGCACATTTCCACATGACGCCCGGTCATTGTGACCAATACCACAATGATAGGATGTCATATGAAGATGGACAAAAGTTAAGATTTTTATCAGGCCTCAAAATATGTTTCCTCTGGACAAAATATAAtggtatacttttttttcaaactttacACCTGTCGCCCCTAGTAATTTACTAATCTGCTGTCATTCTggtgatttaattttatgacatgatgcatatttatatcatactaGGGGCTTTGTCCCCTGCTCTCACTGCTCACCAACCCCCACTTTTAACTGTcatctgttaatttattatttttagtttccataccaattatattttcactgaaacaaaaaatccaatacttatatataatagatataataaatatattatatatatgtatatataagaatGTAATAAGTTGAATTTAATCTTTATCTCTACCTGTAAGACCGACTTTTTTGCGGCACATGGCACATCGGTTTTTCTTTTTAGACTTGTCtttatcatcatcgtcatcttTTTTACCATCGTCCATAAGACTGCTGTCATTAGAACTGCATGCCAAACCATTGtccatctttaaaaaaaaaaaaaaaataataatatattacctacaaatattataacaagtattaaataatttattagtaaatagaaTTTACATCTTTTTTTGAGTCTGTGGGCAAAATTGGTGAGGCTGATACAGGTGGAATCTGCAGCACTGGTATGGTAGGTATAGCAGTCTCCATCATATTCTGAGCGGAGACTGAAGGTGGCGATGGAGCGGTTTGTGGAGGTGTCTGTTTCTTCTTCAGTGCTTCTTTATAGCACAAAGAACAAAGACCATCTGTAGATGGGTTACCATAGAAGCCACATCCACCACGACACAAAGCCTGCATGGAATTGGATTCTCGCTCCATTGTATtaagaaattgttttttacCGTTTAATGATAATCTGAACGGCTTTTGATAGCCAACAGAaattatctacaaaaaaaaaaaaaaaaaaaattaataaaaatttgtaaacattaGTTACcaagtaaacaataaataattttagtgctctgtactaatttaataacattaaaaattaccaaggaaataaaaatttcaaataacattttcaaaaatgtactaTTAGTATGGGTAAGTGGGTATCTTTAAACGAaagaaataacaattaatatcatattttaaatatttaaaattttttagttattagtaataaaaacaattttatagaaactagttccaaaatttgtttaaaaataatatttaaataagagtAAACAAAACAtctcaataaatattactttaaatacttgatgaaaatttataatatattaattattaatggccacttgtatacattttattagtacatactattttatggatgtatagtaatcaaaataaaattttttcaatttttatatttaattaatttgagaatacctgaataaataatataaaattatagataaacaaaaacaattcaatcatttatcaattatcacACTTTTTAATTCGCATTTGACTCACTAGTGATACAAAATGAGAATTATATTTCCTATTACCTTAAAATACAACTAGTGAGTCGAATCAAAATCCaatcacattttttaattgcCCCTCCACCTCTCGGTCGAACTTAAAATACGCTACTGGctctatctataaaatattcatttaatgatattattaaaatcgataaatGGTGTGGACGTTGTACACTTTTAGTTTTAACCCTAGACTCAAAACTTAATTTACTCAAATATTTCaagatataaattgataaatattacattacatttgtTGTACTATTTGttagtcattaaataaataatagttaattcgtgtacaattataaatactataacaaaTTAGGTAACGTCTTagtataaaatttagaaaaaagaaaaacggtGCCGCcgctattttgaaaattttaatttagataaaaatgaataacttattttttaaattaaaactaaatggTATATTAGtctattcaaatattcaatttgtACGCAGTACTCAAACTTTACACAAATTAACGATGCCACGTGATTACGTGAAGACAAAGATAACAAATTCTAGAGAAacgtattacacatttttattacgtatttacaGAAACGTATGATATACTTTTATTAcgtatttagaaatgtatataatattatgttcacaaAGAAC is a genomic window of Rhopalosiphum padi isolate XX-2018 chromosome 4, ASM2088224v1, whole genome shotgun sequence containing:
- the LOC132930014 gene encoding uncharacterized protein LOC132930014; the encoded protein is MLSWIKKKKRRLFEDIYTNQASINDIKSMNNKSDTFRDLSKESINYVGLPNSFYNSTLKVLEEYVRDKKQKKSKSNNNNNWINMELMRYICNLLKMSPNEIDNLSVSSNSGIQLEQSILEISKANLEYHKDILNYISKCLDSNLSDISRDQALSSPQYIGLLDKLYKLADYYTEKAQEMRNICLESPRVEINSLDKDALEQITENNPRDCKTSGSLTSELSVDGAYVLDHLSSLLEQRGLICSDREWPIFGKDDEEDSRSLTEQLLDIKPNIKVEHSEKGSYDTFLLKIFVQIENVLIQ
- the LOC132931069 gene encoding AN1-type zinc finger protein 6, with the protein product MERESNSMQALCRGGCGFYGNPSTDGLCSLCYKEALKKKQTPPQTAPSPPSVSAQNMMETAIPTIPVLQIPPVSASPILPTDSKKDMDNGLACSSNDSSLMDDGKKDDDDDKDKSKKKNRCAMCRKKVGLTGFECRCGGLFCGIHRYSDKHNCSFDYRELGAQEIRRNNPVVVGEKIQKI